One Bdellovibrio bacteriovorus str. Tiberius DNA segment encodes these proteins:
- a CDS encoding class I SAM-dependent methyltransferase, whose protein sequence is MDMIKNRLEKNYKKLKSWAERAQIEAYRLYDRDIPEYPYIVDIYKDHFLIHDKSDLRDLEKNHLPHVQEALKALFKCDDSKIVVKKRERQEGLKQYEKLDAKEDTFVVRESQALLKVNLYDYLDTGLFLDHRPMRQKVFKSVKDKKFLNLFCYTGSVSVFAALGGATTTSVDMSQTYLRWAQENFQLNNLDPAKHNFINADVLEWMRITKLPNTFDVIFLDPPTFSNSKKMDESFEVERDQEFLVESCMNMLRPEGILYFSNNKRKFKISPAVLSKYKVKEITTESIPQDFHDKKIHNCFEIRSN, encoded by the coding sequence ATGGACATGATCAAAAACCGCCTTGAGAAAAACTACAAAAAACTGAAAAGCTGGGCTGAACGCGCCCAGATCGAGGCGTACCGTCTGTATGACCGGGATATCCCTGAATACCCCTACATCGTCGACATCTACAAGGATCACTTCCTGATCCACGACAAGAGCGACCTGCGCGATCTTGAGAAAAACCACCTGCCCCATGTGCAAGAGGCCCTGAAGGCCCTTTTCAAATGCGACGACAGCAAGATCGTCGTCAAAAAACGTGAACGTCAGGAAGGTCTGAAGCAATACGAAAAGCTCGACGCCAAAGAAGACACCTTTGTCGTGCGTGAATCCCAGGCTCTGTTGAAGGTGAACCTTTACGACTATCTGGACACCGGCCTGTTCCTGGATCACCGCCCGATGCGCCAGAAAGTGTTTAAATCTGTCAAAGACAAGAAGTTCCTGAATTTGTTCTGCTATACCGGTTCGGTCAGCGTGTTTGCGGCCCTGGGTGGCGCCACCACAACCAGCGTGGACATGTCCCAGACGTACCTGCGCTGGGCTCAGGAAAACTTCCAACTGAACAATCTGGATCCGGCCAAACACAACTTTATCAACGCCGACGTTCTGGAATGGATGCGCATCACAAAATTACCGAACACTTTCGACGTGATCTTCCTGGATCCGCCGACGTTTTCGAACTCCAAAAAAATGGACGAAAGCTTCGAGGTTGAAAGGGACCAGGAGTTCCTGGTGGAAAGCTGCATGAACATGCTGCGACCAGAGGGAATACTCTATTTCTCGAATAATAAACGAAAGTTTAAAATTTCTCCGGCGGTGCTGTCCAAATACAAGGTGAAAGAAATTACCACCGAGAGCATCCCCCAGGACTTCCACGACAAAAAAATACACAACTGTTTCGAGATCAGAAGCAACTAG
- a CDS encoding HPF/RaiA family ribosome-associated protein codes for MQTDIYYRDITKTENLESYLLETVEGAVGEFFKYDSGAHLTVRVETDRHRSQTRKPSYVCEVILKPSRSKTVIKVVKRDENFKRCVAKTVSALKGVLSKRSSRKSQHRRNDPMLEFQPMPLEGVA; via the coding sequence ATGCAAACAGACATCTACTACAGAGACATCACTAAAACTGAAAATCTCGAATCTTACTTGTTGGAAACAGTCGAAGGGGCTGTTGGAGAATTCTTCAAGTATGACAGTGGTGCTCACCTCACAGTGCGTGTGGAAACCGATCGACATCGATCGCAGACTCGCAAACCCAGTTATGTGTGTGAGGTCATCTTGAAGCCATCTCGCTCGAAAACCGTGATCAAAGTGGTCAAACGAGACGAGAACTTCAAGCGATGTGTAGCTAAAACGGTATCTGCTTTGAAGGGCGTTCTAAGTAAACGTTCCTCTCGCAAATCCCAGCACCGTCGTAATGACCCTATGCTGGAATTCCAACCTATGCCACTCGAAGGGGTGGCATAA
- a CDS encoding flavodoxin family protein: MKKVLILNGSPTGDKGNCAQWIKGLVKIFGKQAEVEVVHLAKTSYGPVLRKKLESASGLFFVTGTYWDSWGSPLQKLMEDMTELEGSAAFMGKPAAVFVLMHSVGGKGVLSRLQGALSTMGFLIPPMSGMVYSLVSDIALKNPSSHAKDFWQKEDAELIVENFLKACDLQVTWTTWPVDKKDPRRKWLK; the protein is encoded by the coding sequence ATGAAAAAAGTTTTGATCTTAAATGGCAGTCCCACGGGGGACAAAGGCAACTGTGCTCAGTGGATCAAGGGGCTGGTGAAAATATTTGGTAAGCAAGCCGAAGTGGAAGTTGTGCATTTGGCAAAGACCTCTTACGGGCCGGTACTGCGCAAGAAACTTGAATCTGCTTCAGGCCTGTTCTTTGTGACGGGAACTTACTGGGATTCATGGGGAAGCCCGCTGCAGAAGTTGATGGAAGATATGACGGAACTTGAGGGCTCGGCCGCCTTTATGGGAAAACCTGCGGCGGTCTTTGTGCTGATGCATTCGGTGGGTGGTAAAGGGGTGCTGTCCCGACTTCAGGGGGCTCTGTCCACTATGGGCTTTTTGATTCCTCCGATGAGCGGCATGGTCTATTCACTGGTCTCGGATATCGCCCTGAAAAACCCGAGCTCCCACGCCAAGGACTTCTGGCAAAAAGAGGACGCCGAGCTGATTGTGGAAAATTTCCTGAAAGCCTGTGATCTGCAGGTGACGTGGACCACGTGGCCCGTCGACAAAAAAGACCCCCGTCGCAAATGGTTGAAATAA
- a CDS encoding BON domain-containing protein, with the protein MKTHLLKNQSDGELGRKIRDRIKWDKRVSLADLDIVIRDGVIVVSGFVDTCYKKNAALEVISETEGVWTIEDRIVVPADYYRSDEEIQNILQAQIEDMIKIGGEHIEVVVKDAVVRLEGEVFRPRLKATAVGAAWELSGVHDVVNAIEIKEPPRRVPMTVGFQFEVLSPLNKGTEILEDKLKEVS; encoded by the coding sequence ATGAAAACTCATCTTCTGAAAAACCAAAGTGACGGCGAACTGGGTCGCAAGATCCGGGACCGCATTAAATGGGACAAAAGAGTGAGCTTGGCTGATCTGGATATCGTCATTCGTGACGGCGTGATTGTGGTCAGTGGATTCGTCGACACTTGTTATAAAAAAAATGCCGCTTTGGAGGTCATCTCTGAAACGGAGGGTGTTTGGACGATCGAAGATCGCATCGTTGTGCCGGCGGACTATTACCGCTCGGATGAAGAAATCCAGAATATCCTGCAGGCTCAGATCGAAGACATGATCAAAATCGGCGGAGAGCATATTGAGGTGGTCGTCAAAGACGCCGTCGTCAGACTGGAAGGGGAGGTATTCCGTCCACGTCTGAAAGCGACAGCAGTTGGTGCTGCCTGGGAGCTTTCTGGAGTTCATGACGTCGTTAACGCCATTGAAATCAAAGAGCCGCCAAGACGGGTTCCCATGACTGTAGGTTTTCAATTTGAAGTTCTGTCCCCTTTGAACAAGGGGACAGAGATCCTCGAAGACAAACTAAAGGAGGTCTCTTGA
- a CDS encoding B12-binding domain-containing radical SAM protein translates to MTTDILLVTLNSTYQHSSFGLRYLYANLEELQNRAQIMEFTIARDPRDIAETLLRQKPKIIGLGVYIWNAQESLELMSLLKRISPETLVVLGGPEVSHEAESNPICQIADFTIKGEADFLFRDFCKNFLTDGTLPAQKFVTNILPDIKTIRTPYEFYSDEDIQNRVLYVEVSRGCPYRCEYCLSSLDKAVRNFDVPAFLADMQKLMDRGARQFKFIDRTFNLSPTTCTQILEFFLERVHLGLFLHFEMVPDRLPTEIRELIKKFPAGALQFEIGIQTWNTDVARLVSRRNDLEKVKDNFRFLASETGVHTHADLIVGLPGEDIHSFARGFDTLAELRPDEIQVGILKRLKGAPIARHDKEWEMVYSNHPPFQILRTKSMDFATLQVMNRFAKYWNLYANSGTFKKFVESMKEKAQDQEHKSFFWQFYDFNDFMSKRHTQSHGISQLNLFESALVYLTESQQWPEEQAKDLLAEDYLATGKKEVPRFLKKGEDKNQKLSGDNSNKINLPKRQQRHLAGKPETVS, encoded by the coding sequence ATGACGACTGACATTTTGCTTGTAACCCTGAACTCCACCTATCAACACAGTTCGTTCGGACTGCGTTATCTGTACGCCAATCTTGAAGAGTTGCAAAACCGCGCTCAAATCATGGAGTTCACCATTGCAAGGGATCCCCGCGATATCGCCGAAACCCTTCTGCGTCAGAAACCAAAAATTATTGGTTTGGGTGTGTATATCTGGAATGCCCAGGAGTCTTTGGAACTGATGTCCCTGCTAAAACGAATCAGCCCCGAAACCCTGGTGGTTCTGGGCGGGCCCGAGGTCAGCCACGAAGCCGAAAGCAATCCGATTTGTCAGATCGCAGATTTCACCATTAAGGGCGAGGCGGACTTCCTGTTCCGCGACTTCTGCAAAAACTTCCTGACTGACGGAACACTGCCGGCCCAAAAGTTTGTCACCAACATCCTGCCGGATATTAAAACCATCAGAACCCCGTACGAGTTTTACTCTGACGAAGACATTCAGAACCGGGTTTTGTATGTCGAGGTTTCCCGCGGCTGTCCTTATCGCTGCGAATACTGCCTGTCGTCTTTGGATAAAGCCGTTCGAAACTTTGACGTCCCGGCATTTTTGGCCGACATGCAAAAGCTGATGGACCGCGGGGCCCGTCAGTTTAAATTCATCGATCGCACTTTCAATTTAAGCCCCACCACCTGCACCCAGATTCTGGAATTCTTCCTGGAGCGTGTGCATCTGGGGCTTTTCCTGCACTTTGAAATGGTGCCCGACCGTCTGCCGACCGAAATCAGAGAATTAATCAAAAAATTCCCAGCCGGAGCCCTGCAGTTTGAAATCGGCATTCAGACCTGGAACACCGATGTGGCTCGTCTGGTCAGCCGCAGAAATGATCTGGAAAAAGTAAAAGACAACTTCCGTTTCCTGGCTTCAGAAACCGGCGTGCACACTCATGCCGATCTGATCGTGGGTCTGCCGGGTGAAGACATCCATAGCTTTGCGCGTGGGTTTGATACTTTGGCGGAACTTCGCCCGGACGAAATTCAGGTCGGTATTTTGAAACGCCTGAAAGGCGCCCCGATCGCCCGTCACGACAAGGAATGGGAGATGGTTTATTCCAATCACCCTCCGTTCCAGATCCTGCGCACCAAATCCATGGACTTTGCGACCCTGCAGGTGATGAATCGTTTCGCCAAGTACTGGAACCTTTACGCCAACAGCGGAACTTTTAAAAAGTTCGTGGAAAGCATGAAAGAAAAAGCCCAGGATCAGGAACACAAGTCCTTCTTCTGGCAGTTCTATGACTTCAATGATTTTATGTCCAAACGCCATACTCAGTCCCACGGGATTTCCCAGCTGAATCTGTTTGAATCAGCCCTGGTGTATCTGACTGAAAGTCAGCAGTGGCCGGAAGAGCAAGCCAAAGACCTTTTGGCTGAAGACTATTTGGCTACGGGGAAAAAAGAAGTTCCTCGCTTCCTGAAAAAGGGCGAAGACAAAAATCAGAAGTTATCCGGAGATAATTCAAACAAAATCAATCTGCCTAAGCGACAGCAAAGACATCTTGCGGGGAAGCCGGAGACCGTTTCATAA
- a CDS encoding LysR family transcriptional regulator, with protein sequence MFNYNHLYYFYVTARLGGVSNAAKYLHISQPSLSSQIKVLESSIDQKLFEKRGRNLHLTPEGERTFAYCKKMFDVAADFAESLKSPTEKQSQRIRIGVSDQVERPFIADLLAPLIREQKRGVEKIFFVSSAPSDVLVTQLRSREIDLLLTNKPIYADDVTELATAEMPVNLMVSTKNLKERKIRTSRNTSALEFLNAVPWGLIIPSYKMKLRHETDLFFQEIRARKKVVFESDIMSVVGRAIVDGAGVGFLPVPYVMDEVQSGILTLLGPKAGYWKHTLYLLGRKDEKEDETIQDLRKTVKRLEKI encoded by the coding sequence ATGTTTAACTACAATCACCTGTACTATTTTTATGTGACCGCCCGGCTGGGTGGAGTCAGTAACGCTGCCAAATACCTGCATATCAGTCAGCCGTCGCTGAGCTCTCAGATCAAAGTGCTTGAATCCAGCATCGATCAGAAGCTCTTTGAAAAGCGCGGAAGAAATCTTCATCTGACTCCGGAAGGTGAACGCACGTTTGCCTACTGCAAAAAGATGTTTGATGTTGCGGCGGACTTTGCTGAATCACTGAAAAGCCCGACAGAAAAACAAAGTCAGCGCATCCGCATCGGAGTCAGCGATCAGGTGGAACGTCCTTTCATCGCCGACTTGCTGGCACCGTTGATTCGCGAACAAAAGCGTGGAGTGGAAAAGATCTTCTTCGTCAGTTCAGCCCCTTCCGATGTTCTGGTTACGCAACTGCGAAGCCGTGAAATTGATTTATTGCTGACGAACAAGCCGATCTATGCCGACGACGTGACCGAACTTGCCACCGCCGAAATGCCGGTGAATCTGATGGTGTCCACGAAGAACCTGAAGGAAAGAAAGATCCGCACTTCACGAAACACCTCGGCCCTGGAATTTCTGAATGCCGTTCCATGGGGCCTGATTATTCCGTCTTACAAGATGAAGCTGCGCCATGAAACGGACTTGTTCTTTCAGGAAATCCGCGCGCGCAAAAAAGTGGTCTTTGAATCCGACATCATGTCTGTCGTAGGACGAGCCATCGTTGATGGCGCCGGTGTGGGCTTCCTGCCAGTGCCTTACGTGATGGACGAAGTCCAATCCGGCATCCTGACCCTGCTGGGCCCCAAAGCCGGCTACTGGAAACACACGTTGTATTTGTTAGGAAGAAAAGACGAAAAAGAAGACGAAACAATTCAAGATCTAAGAAAAACCGTCAAACGCCTGGAGAAAATTTAG
- a CDS encoding superoxide dismutase, translating to MFKLPNLPYAKTGIAPLFNEEQMTYHYDKHHKAYIDNLNKFMETDASLKGKSLEEITLTSTGGIFNNAAQAWNHTFFWFGMSPAGQGGQPSAELTAAITRDFGSMDELKAKFVDGGVKTFGSGWIWLCMDAAGKLSLVSTSNAAVPFTNNGPTPLLVADVWEHAYYVDYRNLRAKYLETFWAQVNWNFVSENFASKKVRDLTKSMT from the coding sequence ATGTTCAAACTTCCAAATCTTCCCTACGCAAAAACCGGTATTGCTCCCTTGTTCAACGAAGAACAAATGACTTACCACTACGACAAGCACCACAAAGCTTACATCGACAATCTGAACAAGTTCATGGAAACAGATGCATCCCTGAAAGGTAAATCCCTTGAAGAGATCACTTTGACTTCCACGGGTGGCATCTTCAACAACGCCGCTCAGGCCTGGAACCACACATTCTTCTGGTTCGGCATGAGCCCTGCTGGTCAAGGTGGCCAACCATCTGCAGAACTCACTGCTGCGATCACTCGCGATTTCGGTTCTATGGATGAATTGAAAGCGAAGTTCGTTGACGGTGGTGTAAAAACCTTCGGTTCCGGCTGGATCTGGTTGTGCATGGACGCTGCTGGCAAATTGTCTTTGGTTTCCACTTCCAACGCAGCGGTTCCTTTCACTAACAACGGCCCGACTCCATTGTTGGTTGCTGACGTTTGGGAACACGCTTACTACGTTGATTACAGAAATCTTCGTGCAAAGTATCTTGAGACTTTCTGGGCGCAGGTAAACTGGAACTTCGTTTCCGAAAACTTCGCTTCCAAAAAAGTCCGCGACCTGACAAAGTCCATGACGTAA
- the ubiG gene encoding bifunctional 2-polyprenyl-6-hydroxyphenol methylase/3-demethylubiquinol 3-O-methyltransferase UbiG, which translates to MELAKVDREIVNNEAYDHLADRWYEAQDDPIALLRNQHKVEMPWILEAIRRNIGYKAEILDMGCGAGFLSNDLAAAGHKVTGIDLSTSSLKVAESRDLTHSVHYSQGDVYQVPFPNESFDVVAAMDLLEHVSDPQRVIAEASRVLRPGGLFFFNTFNKNPLAWLVVIKGMEWFVKNTPNDYHVYSLFIEPKKLKLWLEDFGLETNEIRGIRPVFAQKALWQLIRTGEVPKDFKFTFSRAPLIAYTGFAKKSRGFN; encoded by the coding sequence ATGGAATTGGCGAAGGTGGATCGCGAGATTGTGAACAATGAAGCTTATGATCATCTCGCGGATCGATGGTATGAAGCGCAGGATGATCCTATTGCTCTTTTGCGCAACCAACACAAAGTTGAAATGCCGTGGATTCTGGAAGCCATCCGACGCAATATTGGTTACAAAGCCGAAATTCTGGATATGGGTTGTGGTGCGGGCTTTCTGTCGAATGATCTTGCGGCTGCAGGTCACAAGGTGACGGGGATTGATCTTTCCACATCCAGTTTGAAAGTCGCGGAATCCCGTGATCTCACCCATTCAGTGCACTATAGCCAGGGGGATGTCTATCAAGTGCCGTTCCCGAATGAAAGTTTCGATGTCGTTGCCGCGATGGATCTGTTGGAACATGTTTCTGATCCTCAACGGGTGATTGCGGAAGCTTCGCGGGTGCTGCGTCCGGGGGGACTTTTCTTTTTCAACACCTTCAATAAAAATCCTTTAGCCTGGCTTGTGGTCATTAAAGGCATGGAATGGTTCGTAAAGAACACACCCAATGACTATCATGTGTATTCTTTATTCATTGAACCGAAAAAACTGAAGTTGTGGCTGGAGGATTTTGGCCTGGAAACCAATGAAATACGTGGTATTCGTCCGGTGTTCGCCCAAAAAGCACTGTGGCAGCTGATTCGCACGGGTGAAGTGCCAAAAGATTTTAAATTCACATTTTCGCGAGCCCCTTTAATTGCGTACACAGGCTTTGCAAAGAAGTCGCGGGGATTCAATTAA
- a CDS encoding M20/M25/M40 family metallo-hydrolase, whose product MMKTATMAFVTLVAVTATAHVPTLENFETKPILADLKDLRALNIPVLAKDERIEVGYAIVTPLMQQRIQERSHAVGKCGGFEDLTLDMHIQGTGFNGILDSLAAIQEKNALYERAPFAALALEKNGIIESAMTEVSEDNLRSYVTWLSSFPSRSNRDADPNRHVVEMKTRLEAMLAESTIPYEISEINHTSTKQRTLKVRLVGSERPGEIVVLGGHLDSINQSWGGGKTAPGADDNASGSANLIEALRIMMTKAQPKRTVEFFWYAGEESGLLGSAEIAKQYKAEKKDVVAVLQLDMTLFAGSGELVIGSMTDFTSSWLRDYLKAANETYIHARIVDDKCGYGCSDHASWNRQGYPAVMPFEATFSKSNKNIHTTRDVISPESNFKHSAAYTKIALVMGMDLANSTARQPY is encoded by the coding sequence ATGATGAAAACTGCCACGATGGCTTTTGTGACGTTGGTTGCTGTGACGGCAACTGCGCATGTGCCTACGCTAGAGAATTTCGAGACTAAACCTATTCTGGCGGATCTTAAGGACTTGCGTGCCCTGAACATCCCGGTATTGGCAAAAGATGAACGCATCGAAGTCGGTTACGCAATCGTGACCCCGTTGATGCAACAAAGAATTCAGGAACGTTCTCACGCCGTCGGTAAATGCGGCGGCTTTGAAGATCTGACTTTGGATATGCATATCCAGGGCACAGGCTTTAACGGCATTTTGGATAGTCTTGCGGCTATTCAGGAAAAGAACGCCCTTTATGAGCGTGCTCCATTTGCAGCGTTGGCTTTGGAAAAAAACGGAATCATCGAATCTGCGATGACCGAAGTCAGTGAAGACAACCTGCGCAGTTATGTGACCTGGCTTTCTTCTTTCCCAAGCCGCAGCAACCGTGATGCGGATCCAAACCGTCACGTGGTGGAAATGAAAACCCGCCTGGAAGCGATGCTGGCTGAATCCACAATCCCTTACGAGATTTCCGAGATCAACCACACCTCGACCAAGCAAAGAACTTTGAAAGTTCGTCTGGTCGGCAGCGAGCGCCCTGGCGAGATCGTGGTCCTTGGTGGTCACCTTGATTCCATCAATCAAAGCTGGGGCGGTGGCAAGACGGCGCCGGGCGCTGACGACAATGCTTCAGGCTCTGCGAATCTGATTGAAGCTTTGCGTATCATGATGACCAAAGCTCAGCCAAAACGCACGGTGGAGTTCTTCTGGTACGCCGGTGAAGAGTCCGGTCTTTTGGGTTCAGCTGAAATTGCCAAACAATACAAAGCTGAGAAAAAAGACGTGGTCGCAGTTCTGCAACTGGATATGACTTTGTTCGCGGGGTCCGGCGAGCTGGTTATTGGCAGCATGACGGATTTCACCAGCTCTTGGTTGCGTGACTATCTGAAGGCCGCGAATGAAACCTACATCCACGCACGCATCGTTGATGACAAGTGCGGATACGGCTGCAGTGACCATGCTTCATGGAATCGTCAGGGTTATCCAGCGGTGATGCCGTTTGAAGCGACCTTCAGCAAAAGCAACAAGAACATCCACACCACGCGTGATGTGATTTCTCCAGAATCCAACTTCAAGCACTCGGCAGCTTACACGAAAATTGCCCTGGTGATGGGAATGGATCTGGCCAACTCCACAGCCCGCCAGCCTTACTAG
- the speE gene encoding polyamine aminopropyltransferase gives MKALGRHILVEFSGCNAEVLNDVSIIERSMVEAAQIAGATVINSTFHHFSPWGVSGVVVIQESHLAIHTWPEYRYAAVDLFTCGDSVDPWVSFEHLKKAFQANYSAIEMNRGSLHVIQKSDFQPKIMREKPSFDLSKGHQIDRNVWFTDKDENQALSLRYTGDVLFDETNQFQRVRVLDSYSHGKFLAINNMVMCTERDEYHYHEMITHPVMQTHGSAKNVLVIGGGDGGTIRELFKYNVDNVTMVEIDEAVVRASKEHLPKIASEFNNPKLNLIIGDGIQFVKDAPANSYDVIIVDGSDPVGPAKGLFTAEFYNNCKNALKDGGLVITQGESPMFHEGTFVELNHCLKGIFGKQSVHTMLFHATTYPSGMWSLQVAVKGSKHPAKDFNKDQAAKFAQDKGLKYYNEDLHTAAFSLPTFVKTMLGDNA, from the coding sequence TTGAAAGCTTTAGGTCGTCATATTTTGGTTGAGTTCAGTGGATGTAACGCAGAAGTTCTGAACGACGTTTCCATCATCGAAAGAAGCATGGTCGAAGCGGCGCAGATTGCTGGTGCGACAGTCATCAACTCCACTTTCCACCACTTCTCCCCATGGGGCGTAAGCGGTGTGGTTGTTATTCAGGAAAGCCATTTGGCTATTCATACTTGGCCTGAATACCGTTATGCGGCCGTGGATCTGTTCACCTGCGGTGATTCAGTGGATCCTTGGGTTTCTTTCGAGCACCTGAAAAAAGCTTTCCAGGCGAACTATTCGGCGATTGAGATGAACCGTGGTTCTTTGCACGTCATCCAAAAATCCGACTTCCAGCCTAAAATCATGCGTGAAAAGCCGTCTTTCGATCTTTCCAAAGGTCACCAGATCGACCGCAACGTATGGTTCACTGACAAAGACGAAAACCAGGCGCTATCTTTACGCTATACGGGCGATGTTTTGTTTGATGAAACAAATCAGTTCCAGCGCGTGCGCGTTTTGGATTCTTATTCTCACGGCAAATTCCTGGCGATCAACAACATGGTTATGTGCACCGAGCGTGATGAATACCATTATCACGAAATGATCACTCACCCGGTGATGCAGACTCATGGCAGTGCGAAAAACGTACTGGTTATCGGTGGCGGCGATGGCGGCACCATCCGTGAATTGTTCAAATATAACGTGGACAATGTGACCATGGTTGAAATCGACGAGGCAGTAGTTCGTGCTTCCAAAGAGCACCTTCCAAAAATCGCCAGCGAATTCAACAACCCGAAATTGAATCTTATTATCGGTGACGGCATCCAGTTTGTTAAAGACGCGCCTGCGAACTCTTACGACGTGATCATCGTGGACGGATCTGATCCTGTAGGTCCGGCAAAAGGCCTTTTCACTGCGGAATTCTATAACAACTGTAAAAACGCATTGAAAGACGGCGGCTTGGTGATCACTCAAGGTGAATCCCCAATGTTCCATGAAGGCACTTTCGTTGAATTGAACCATTGCCTAAAAGGCATCTTCGGCAAACAAAGTGTTCACACCATGCTGTTCCACGCAACGACTTACCCGTCTGGCATGTGGAGCTTGCAGGTTGCAGTCAAAGGATCCAAACATCCGGCGAAGGACTTCAATAAAGACCAAGCGGCCAAGTTCGCTCAGGACAAAGGTCTTAAGTACTACAATGAAGACCTGCACACTGCGGCCTTCAGCCTTCCTACTTTCGTCAAAACAATGCTTGGCGATAATGCTTAA
- a CDS encoding DUF1772 domain-containing protein: MNVSTLLRYCGLLLVGMMAGSSFAFVLGMGPAMEQLSITSYMEFHRSMETPFNIFSPLIYLLAIATLVASLYQIRQSWKSMEFLLIAFALLCVVDELLMTRFGNLPLNHVISQWDLIAPPPDWMEIRSQWLRFMYIRSALLVSGFALLLASTFFMKRSPASPQDVFAVA; the protein is encoded by the coding sequence ATGAATGTTTCCACTCTTCTTAGATATTGCGGCTTGCTCTTGGTGGGCATGATGGCGGGGAGCTCTTTCGCCTTCGTTCTGGGTATGGGCCCTGCGATGGAGCAACTGTCCATCACTTCCTACATGGAATTTCACCGCTCTATGGAGACTCCGTTTAATATCTTCAGTCCCTTGATTTATTTGCTGGCTATCGCGACTTTGGTGGCCAGTCTTTATCAGATTCGTCAGTCGTGGAAGTCGATGGAATTTCTATTGATCGCTTTTGCCCTGCTGTGTGTGGTGGACGAATTGTTGATGACTCGCTTTGGAAATTTGCCTTTGAATCACGTGATCAGCCAGTGGGATTTGATTGCGCCGCCACCGGATTGGATGGAGATCCGTTCACAGTGGCTTAGATTCATGTACATCCGCAGCGCTTTGCTGGTGTCAGGATTTGCGCTGCTGTTGGCGTCAACGTTCTTTATGAAACGGTCTCCGGCTTCCCCGCAAGATGTCTTTGCTGTCGCTTAG